The following are encoded together in the Streptomyces sp. NBC_00341 genome:
- a CDS encoding carboxymuconolactone decarboxylase family protein codes for MTTNEHHHATSEYTAEHTPRIQWAEHAPDVYKAMARLEAASRKGLDPVVAELVKIRASQINHCAFCLDMHTKDALAAGESVERIVQLSAWEESQHFYTPKEIAAIELTEAVTVLTDGFVPDEVYAKAAKHFDEAELAHLIAAIITINSWNRFAVSTRMVPGHYTPGDHR; via the coding sequence ATGACCACGAACGAGCACCACCACGCAACGTCCGAGTACACCGCCGAGCACACGCCCCGCATCCAGTGGGCCGAGCACGCTCCCGACGTCTACAAGGCGATGGCCCGACTGGAGGCCGCGTCCCGCAAGGGGCTCGACCCGGTCGTGGCCGAACTGGTGAAGATCCGGGCCTCACAGATCAACCACTGCGCGTTCTGCCTCGACATGCACACCAAGGACGCGCTGGCGGCGGGTGAGTCCGTGGAGCGGATCGTGCAGCTCAGCGCCTGGGAGGAGTCGCAGCACTTCTACACGCCGAAGGAGATCGCGGCGATCGAGCTGACCGAGGCGGTGACCGTCCTGACCGACGGATTCGTGCCGGACGAGGTGTACGCGAAGGCCGCGAAGCACTTCGACGAGGCGGAGCTCGCCCACCTGATCGCCGCGATCATCACGATCAACTCCTGGAACCGGTTCGCCGTGTCCACCCGGATGGTCCCGGGCCACTACACCCCGGGCGACCACCGCTGA
- a CDS encoding PLP-dependent aminotransferase family protein — translation MTDPWATFGADLHLDPTGATGLRAGLMDALREAARTGRLAPGTRLPSSRTLAADLGIARNTVADAYAELVAEGWLTARQGSGTRVARRAEPRRATTRAPRSRPPRTSPAYSLMPGSPDLSTFPRAEWLKAARRALTSAPNDALGYGDPRGRVELRTVLADYLSRARGVYADPERIVICSGFVHGLIMMGKVLRERRVREVAVESYGLDVHTRLLTEAGLRIPCLPLDELGSRTGELPTMRGAGAVLLTPAHQFPTGVPLHPDRRAAAVDWARSTGGLILEDDYDGEFRYDRQPVGALQGLDPEHVVYLGTASKSMAPGLRLGWMVVPQALVGEVTGAKGVSDWSSSALDQLTLAEFIASGAYDRHVRSMRLRYRRRRDQLVAALAERAPSIRISGIAAGLHAVLELPEGSEADVVRSAAWQGLAVEGLSSFRHPDAEVSREALVIGYGRPTDSAWAGTLDALVRVLP, via the coding sequence ATGACGGATCCCTGGGCCACTTTCGGCGCCGACCTGCACCTTGACCCGACCGGCGCAACCGGACTGCGGGCCGGGCTCATGGACGCCCTGCGCGAGGCGGCCCGGACCGGGAGGCTGGCACCGGGCACCCGGCTGCCGTCGTCCCGCACCCTCGCGGCCGACCTCGGCATCGCCCGCAACACCGTCGCGGACGCCTACGCGGAACTGGTCGCGGAGGGCTGGCTCACCGCCCGCCAGGGCTCCGGAACCCGGGTCGCCCGGCGCGCGGAGCCGCGCCGCGCGACGACCAGGGCGCCGCGCTCCCGGCCGCCCCGCACCAGCCCCGCCTACAGCCTGATGCCCGGCTCGCCCGACCTGTCGACGTTCCCGCGCGCCGAGTGGCTCAAGGCCGCCCGCCGCGCGCTCACCTCGGCGCCCAACGACGCCCTCGGCTACGGCGATCCACGCGGCCGGGTCGAACTGCGCACCGTGCTGGCCGACTACCTGTCACGGGCCCGGGGCGTGTACGCGGACCCCGAACGCATCGTCATCTGCTCCGGCTTCGTCCACGGACTGATCATGATGGGGAAGGTGTTGCGGGAGCGCCGCGTGCGGGAGGTGGCCGTCGAGTCGTACGGACTCGACGTGCACACCCGCCTGCTCACCGAGGCCGGGCTGCGCATCCCCTGCCTGCCGCTCGACGAACTCGGCTCCAGGACCGGCGAACTGCCCACGATGCGGGGCGCGGGCGCGGTGCTGCTGACACCCGCGCACCAGTTCCCGACCGGAGTGCCGCTCCACCCCGACCGGCGGGCCGCCGCCGTCGACTGGGCCCGGAGCACGGGCGGCCTGATCCTGGAGGACGACTACGACGGAGAGTTCCGCTACGACCGCCAGCCGGTCGGCGCCCTTCAGGGCCTTGACCCGGAACACGTCGTGTACCTCGGCACGGCCAGCAAGTCCATGGCGCCGGGGCTGCGGCTGGGCTGGATGGTGGTCCCGCAGGCGCTGGTGGGCGAGGTGACCGGGGCCAAGGGGGTGAGCGACTGGTCGTCCAGCGCGCTGGACCAGCTGACGCTCGCGGAGTTCATCGCCTCCGGTGCGTACGACCGGCATGTGCGCTCCATGCGGCTGCGCTACCGCCGACGCCGCGACCAGCTCGTCGCCGCCCTGGCGGAACGGGCCCCGTCCATCAGGATCAGCGGGATCGCCGCCGGACTGCACGCCGTACTCGAACTCCCGGAGGGCAGCGAGGCGGACGTCGTCCGCTCTGCGGCCTGGCAGGGGCTGGCGGTGGAGGGACTGTCCTCCTTCCGCCACCCCGACGCCGAGGTGAGCCGCGAGGCGCTGGTCATCGGCTACGGCCGCCCGACCGACAGCGCCTGGGCGGGCACGCTGGACGCGCTCGTACGGGTGCTGCCGTGA
- a CDS encoding helix-turn-helix transcriptional regulator, whose translation MNRKDLDPDSSPQAAFGARIRRAREAHGWKQEELGDRMGYSATHISAVEVGRKMPTLRFSRSADLVFGTAETADTFESLWREMRLGSLLEGFPQYVGHEGRAVEIRLYNIGIIPGLLQTPEYARVLAESAVRRGAITPEQAEERVSFLAARQAALVRPRPPMVFVILDESCIRRPIGGAAVMDAQLAHLIEFAAQPNTLLQVAPYEIGERRPFDLPVNLLTLSDRSVLCYAESQAQGHLDREPTSVMPMLTAYHQLQGESLSPAASMSMISELRKGIT comes from the coding sequence TTGAATCGCAAGGACTTGGACCCGGACAGCAGTCCGCAAGCTGCCTTCGGGGCACGTATCCGCCGAGCCCGCGAGGCTCACGGCTGGAAGCAGGAAGAGCTGGGCGATCGGATGGGGTACTCCGCTACGCACATCTCGGCCGTGGAAGTTGGTCGCAAGATGCCGACTCTCCGCTTTTCGCGCAGTGCGGACCTAGTGTTCGGCACCGCAGAAACCGCTGACACGTTCGAAAGTCTGTGGCGCGAGATGCGACTCGGGTCCCTCTTGGAGGGCTTCCCGCAGTACGTGGGTCACGAGGGCCGGGCTGTGGAGATCCGGCTCTACAACATCGGCATCATCCCGGGGCTGTTGCAGACGCCCGAGTACGCACGGGTGTTGGCGGAGAGCGCCGTGCGGCGGGGTGCGATCACGCCGGAACAGGCTGAGGAGCGCGTCTCGTTTCTGGCGGCGCGACAGGCGGCACTTGTGCGGCCCCGGCCACCCATGGTGTTCGTCATCCTGGACGAAAGCTGCATCCGTCGACCCATTGGCGGGGCCGCCGTGATGGACGCCCAGTTGGCGCACCTCATCGAGTTCGCGGCACAGCCGAACACTCTGCTCCAGGTGGCGCCGTACGAGATTGGCGAGCGCCGCCCGTTCGACCTGCCCGTCAACCTGCTGACGTTGTCGGATCGCTCCGTGCTCTGTTACGCGGAGTCTCAGGCCCAGGGGCACCTGGACCGGGAACCTACTTCTGTGATGCCCATGTTGACGGCCTACCATCAGCTGCAGGGCGAATCGCTGTCACCAGCGGCGTCCATGTCCATGATCAGTGAGTTGCGAAAGGGCATCACGTGA
- a CDS encoding DUF397 domain-containing protein: protein MTTESPRWFKSSYSNNGGDCVEVAVNLVAAHGVVPVRDSKNVSGPALNVPTGSFAAFVAGVKTGDFGSV from the coding sequence GTGACGACCGAATCTCCCCGTTGGTTCAAGTCCTCGTACAGCAACAACGGCGGCGACTGCGTCGAGGTCGCTGTCAATCTCGTCGCCGCGCACGGCGTCGTCCCGGTCCGTGACTCGAAGAACGTGAGCGGCCCCGCGCTGAACGTGCCTACCGGCTCCTTCGCCGCCTTCGTGGCGGGCGTGAAGACCGGAGATTTCGGCAGCGTCTGA